From the Gammaproteobacteria bacterium genome, the window GGGCGTCGCCGGGACCTCGTCGAAGCGGTTGTGGAAACGCCCTTCCGGCATGGCCTTGAAGGGCTTGTGCACCGCGGCGGGACGGATGCGGTAGAGCCAGCTGCGGCGATTGGCGTGGCGCGGTGCCGTGAAGGCGGTGCCGGAGATCTGTTCCGCGTAGAGGCCGTAGGGGACCTTCTGGGGGGAGTTGCGGCCTTCCGGCAGCACGCCGGGCAGCGCCTCGGTGGCGAACTCGTTGCCGAAGCCGGACTGGTAGCTGGCCGCATCGGCGGCAGCCGCCGCGAGCTTGGGTTCCATGGCGCTGACTTTCTGGCTCATGCCCGGCTCCGGATGTTTAGAGGACGCCCCGCTTCATCTGGTCTCGCTCGATACTCTCGAACAGCGCCTGGAAGTTGCCCTCGCCGAAGCCCTCGTTGCCCTTGCGCTGGATGATCTCGAAGAACACCGGGCCGATGACGTTCTGGGTGAAGATCTGCAGGAGCAGCTTCTTCTTGGTCTCCCGGTCCGCGTCGATGAGGATCTTGTTCTTGGCGAGGCGGGGCACGTCCTCGCCGTGGTTCGGCACCCGCTCGTCCACCATCTCGAAGTAGGCGTCGGGGGTGTCCAGGAACTGCAGGCCGGCCTTGCGCATGGCCTCCACCGTGGCGTAGATGTCGTCGGTGAAGCAGGCGATGTGCTGGATGCCCTCGCCCTTGTACTCGTTCAGGTACTCGTTGATCTGACTCTTGGGGTCGCTGGACTCGTTCAAGGGGATGCGCACCATGCCGTCCGGCGCGGTCATGGCCTTGGAGATGAGGCCGGTCTTCACGCCCTTGATGTCGAAGTAGCGGATCTCGCGGAAGTTGAACAGCTGCTCGTAGAACTTCGCGAACTTCTCCATGTTGCCGAAGTACAGGTTGTGGGTCAGGTGGTCCACGAAGGTGAGGCCGAAGCCCTTGGGGTGCTTGTCCACGCCCGGCAGGTACTCGAACTCGGCGCCGTAGACCTCGCCCTTGGCGCCGTAGCGGTCCACGAGGTACAGCATGCTGCCGCCGATGCCCTTGATGACCGGCACGTCCACGGCCTTGGTGGATTCCAGGGACTCGATGGCCTCGCCGCCGTTCTTGAGGGCGGCGGCCTTCACCTGGTCGGCGGGCT encodes:
- the hppD gene encoding 4-hydroxyphenylpyruvate dioxygenase, with product MSAQPNVGIKPVQFENPMGVDGFEFVEFAAPDAKLLHGLFPRLGFTAVAKHKKKAITLYRQGECNFLVNEEPGSFAAQFAKQHGPSACGFAIRFAKPADQVKAAALKNGGEAIESLESTKAVDVPVIKGIGGSMLYLVDRYGAKGEVYGAEFEYLPGVDKHPKGFGLTFVDHLTHNLYFGNMEKFAKFYEQLFNFREIRYFDIKGVKTGLISKAMTAPDGMVRIPLNESSDPKSQINEYLNEYKGEGIQHIACFTDDIYATVEAMRKAGLQFLDTPDAYFEMVDERVPNHGEDVPRLAKNKILIDADRETKKKLLLQIFTQNVIGPVFFEIIQRKGNEGFGEGNFQALFESIERDQMKRGVL